Genomic window (Cololabis saira isolate AMF1-May2022 chromosome 10, fColSai1.1, whole genome shotgun sequence):
ATTGCCATCTAGGGGCCAATACCATCAACAAAGCAAAATACCAAATGGCTCCTACAAATGTGGACAGTATAGACAGCACAGAAGCCTCCATCTGTTaatgctaaataaaaataaatctatatTAGTGCGATTTTACACTTCCTTGTCTAACAAAGAATTTATAGtatagttttattttgtgtgcATAGTATagttgtttttggttttatctgaaaaaatatttatgGTAAAGTTCGAAAAAAGGATAACTTATGAATTTTAGTTCCCATAAGCACTGATGGTGCATCTTGAACGGCAGTTATTTTAAAAATCAgcacaaatatttaaaacaatAGCACTGAGGATTCAATTTGGTTtaggtaaggcaaggcaagtttatttatgtagcacaaTTAAACAGGAGGGTGATTCACAGGGTAAAGGAGGGTGTGATTACTTAATTGCCTGTGAAAAAGTCTTAGCCCTCCCTTAGTCCTGTCATTTAAGCAGAGTTTTAAAAGCGTTCATATCTGCgtcaaaaagaaaatagagCAACCACATTATTATTAcggagtgactatttgcaccagggtacaaatagcaagcccccaccagctgagctattcacaccctgttgacaCATGACAACAAATGCGTTGCGCATGTGCACCACTCTAAAATTGGAACCATGTCAAACAATAGAGCCAGGCAAACGTCTGCTctcacacttttgtatgaacaatttttgctcttatgtcattgtaagatattttgaagcaattaaatgaagtttatcaaaagtggtgtgaatacctgtcaatcactgttgagctgatggattattttttttataaacaatttttttttctaattatacATGGGGGCAAATAGCAGCCATGTATGTAAATAGCCtaagcattattattattattattattattactattactattactattattattattattattattattattattattattaacacctGTATAGCCAATAAACAGGTTAACACCATCACCAAGCACCAGCACGCCGGTAGACTCTGTTTGGTATCTCCTCTACAGGTGGCGTGTACCCACTGGAAGAAGGTGATGTATGTTCTTAAGCAGAATGAGCCATATCCTGACCTCACATCCCTCCAAAATGTCTCAATCCACACCGGGAACAAGTTCTCCTTCCTCAGCAGCTTTTCAAAAACAGAGATCAAGGTCAGTTCATACAGCCgcatctgtacacacctgtaatCAATAGACGATCTGATCTGTCGTCATCTTTCCTGCAGGTGAGGCTTAAGCATTACACCAAGTTCCTGTTTGTCCGTGACCCATTTGTCCGTCTCATCTCTGCCTACCGGGACAAGTTCAGAAAGAACAATCAATACTTCTATGAGAATTTTGCCAGGGACATTCTGCGTCTCTATGGTAACGAAACTAATCCACCAAAGACAGTGAAGGAGGCGTTAGCATCAGGTCTGCACCCCTCATTTCACAACTTTATTCAGTACCTGCTGGACCCAAAGACCGAGAGGAATGAGCCCTTTGAGCCGCACTGGAGGCAGATGCATCGCCTGTGTCACCCCTGCCTCATACCGTAGGAACATGTTTTCTGGCTTCCCTGTGTCCACAGTCAAAACAACAAGAAACACTTCTGTGACTGATTTTTATTTGGTTTGGTTTTCTTTCCAGGTATGATTTTGTTGGCCACCAGGAGACTCTTCAGGAAGATGCTCAGGAGCTTCTAGAGATCTTGAAGCTGCACAATGACATTAAGTTCCCTCCCTCCTACGTAAACATGACGTCTCCCGACTCTGTCATGAACTGGTTCAGAACGGTTCCTctggaggacaggaggaggCTGTACAAACTTTATGAGAGGGACTTTCAACTCTTTGGTTACAGAAGACCAGATGAACTTCTTGATGGCTGAAATACATTCAAGAATAAACAATAATGTTATTTTTGTCAACAATAACAGCTGATGTCATTTGAAACTCAATGAAGCTGTAAAACTGATTCATGGACTTGGTTTgtatttttattagttttatcatttatttaaatccGAGCAATATCTTCAgtcaaataaatgtttattttttataatatttgaCTTATATTGAAGACGGTTTAATGATCTGTACGGTGTACATATAGAATAGAGCTCCTtcagcttatttatttattaaatgtgttttcaacctcacttcctgtctggtGTAATTTATGCTGCAAAGGATGACCATGTGGTTTTATGACTTTACAttgaattacaaaaataaaaaaaactaatagtTTGGATGATTCTTTTAGTTCCACACTTTCTGTTCTGCCATCCTTTATTTGTATAAAAAATGCCTGAAATTTACAAAAGAATactgaaaatgtaaaatatattccATATATAAAATTACATTACAGTTATGTAAATAGACAACATGTGTTTAAGGTTATGGGGAAACCAGGTTACCTGGGGCTGGCAAATGGGAAAGGTGTACAGGGCCCCAAGCACGTGTCCCCCAGGCCTTAGTAGTTTTGTTATTCAATATTCACTCGACTTCAATTGGGTGCAATATTGTATCACATTCTTAAAATCAATTATATAacacacacaccgacacacacaccgacacacacaccgacacacacacacacacacacacacacacacacacacacacacacacacacacaaatggtgTTATATACATGAAAAACATCCTTAAAATGTTACATTTCAATAATAAGGTTGCTTTGATCAAATTAAGACAAGAGATATAATCTCAGATAATCCGTATGAGATTACATGAGATTACATGTAATAAAGCAGGAACTGGTGACGTGATCTCTTTTCCAAGTTCTAGTTTGCACTCTTGTTGCAGCACTTTGGCAAGTTGAAGGTTTTTTATAGATTATAATAATCCATCCTGTAGTTAACAAATGCATAGATTCATTTTTCCTGCATCCTTTTTAGTCAGGATGTTTCTAATTTTCCAAATATCGTGCAAATGAAAGAGAGctaactttgtgaccttttttaTATGAGAGTTAAAAGACAGGTTTTGATCATTAATTAGGGGTgtgcataaaaaaataaaaaaatcattcatATAAGAGTCACATTTACTACAATTTAGAAGCAAtataacaataaatatataattataataataactagaactGCTGGCAGTTATACTGGGGTCCAAACCCCGGACGCACCACCCTCCCCGGCCATTGTCGTCCACCGCCGTTGGGGCCTCTGCTCACTCCCACTGCCAGCTATGGCCAGTCTAAACGTCAGGCCAAGAGTGGCTGTTAACTGTTTATATACAGTAATTCAGATTTTAAGAATGTGATACAAATATTGCACCCGATTGATAACAGTCAAATCGGGTGAATATTGAATAACAAAACTACTAAGGCCTGGGGGACACGTGCTTGGGGCCCTGTACACCTTTCCCATTTGCCAGCCCCAGGTAACCTGGTTTCCCCATAACCTTAAACACATGTTGTCTATTTACATAACTGTAATGTAATTTTATATATggaatatattttacattttcagtATTCTTTTGTAAATTTCAGGCATTTTTTATACAAATAAAGGATGGCAGTATCATCCAAactattagttttttttatttttgtaattcagTGTAAAGTCATAAAACCACATGGTCATCCTTTGCAGCATAAATTACaccagacaggaagtgaggttgAAAACACATTTCACAAATAAATAAGCTGAAGGAGCTTTATTCTATATGTACACCATACAGATCATTAAACCATCTCTTCAATATAAgtcaaaaataaacatttatttgacTGAAGGTCAGCAGAGCGACACAGCTCACAGAGAGACTGAGGAGCCTCTCGTGgctcatgtttgaaaaagagCTTGCGGAGAAACTGGACTCTGATGAAATAATAAATGCATTCTAGGCCAAGCCACACCGTCTTGCCCTTTAAATTGAGAGCTGTGCAGTGTGCACAGGTAAGCAGCAATATGGTTGTCTTTGACTCTGCTGCTTTGCTTTGCAATACAAAACCATCAGGCCAACCTGTTACATAATCATATGTGATGAATGTTAAGCCAAATAGTCGTGTTCAGCCCATGGTAAAgctgcttctttttttgttagttAGTTGCATTGAATGTCTAATTTGTACAAAATAATGCATTAAACATACCAAATAAAAGCACTTTGTACATGTTTTTTATCACATGCCTCTTTATTTTGAGGTCCTAACATAAGAAACTGAAACTTCAACAACTTATAAtattattgatgttttttttttactaccctCAGAGGTAGAACAAAGGCATaaaggatgtcagcaggcatctaccagacatccacacagacaggtggaagcaagcagtgggatgatcagaggggggggactgcaggtcagcatgcagctcctgaagctccggcctgcaaacatgtacagaagagaaaaagaggaggggggggggacagACCAgcccaacaaactacaagaacaatggaaagAACAAGGTGGACGTGGCGTCAGCCTCCTtgacccagattggaagttggttccatggtaacggtgcctgatagcagaaggcccgccctccaaatctacatttggatactctaggacaggggtctccaatcctggtcctcgagggcccctatccagcatgttttagatctttccctgcttcagcacaccatgatacaaggagctgtgtcaacaacagaactgtccagaccttgatgacaagttaatgacgaccattgattagaatcaggtgtgttcatgcaaggagacatctaaaacatgctggataggggcccTCAAGGACCGGAGTTGGTGATCTctgctctaggaactacgagtaaacctgcactctgagaacggagagctcctTCGTCATACCAAAAACAACCAAATTTTTTCCTTCTGGCTACACAAATAACTTGATTCAGACCCGCCTCTGTTTGTTTTCATTGACAACGCTCTAGCTTTGCAGCTGCAGCATCATTGCCTCACACATGCGTTGAAGCATGAAAAGTTGAAAATCCTCCTACTTTGGCGAGATCAATGCTATCAAAACAGCCCACAGAACCCACAATTCAGTTCTTCCTTCATTTcattaatttctttattttgcttGCAACTAATTTTTGGCAAGAATCTAATCACAACTTTTTTTCCTGCCTGTTACAGTACAATTCTGTTTACATAGTAGTTAGttggttaatatttatttcggtcaatcacaaacaaaaatcaacaaacaagataacacaggtttttccctggtcaacattgtgattatttgaccgaaaaacgtctgggcttgaagcataaagcttatcttgcccaccttttaactgaatagaatatacaaaaagaacaaaatgaagtatcataagtctacacaaaataataataataataataataataataataataaaaatgataataataataataataataataataataataataataataataataataataataataataataataataataataatagtaataataataataataataataataatatacgtAACTGTGTAATACGTAATATCATACTGGAAatatcataatattaatattattaatatcatACTGGACTCTGATGAaataataaatgcattcaaggcCAAGCCACGCCGTCTTGCCCTTTAAATTGAGAGCTGTGCAGTGCGCACAGGTAAGCAGCAATATGGTTGTCTTTGACTCTGCTGCTTTGCTTTGCAATACAAAACCATCAGGCCAACCTGTTACATAATCATATGTGATGAATGTTAAGCCAAATAGTCGTGTTCAGCCTATGGTTAAATATCTTTGTTGATCATACGTAAAGTGGATACGTTATGGCTGCATGAGTGGTATATTTCACTATGTTCgcttcattgtgtgtgtgtggttatgtttttgtgatgtttttttagGACACGCATAAAGTGTggttattttattacttattattatattatatatattattatacttataatatattttatttgagagCATGTCATATGTACTCTCAAACatggatatgtttttttattactgAGAGCACACACGACGTGTGGATATGTTTTGTACTGTTAATAATGTTGGATATAcatgcttttgaatgtttgtggaggtgtgacgtccagttttgttgaaaataaatttTGCACACCCAGTCTTTGCTGGTGCACACCCAAAGTTTCTTTTCTGGCTAAACCAGTGCTCTGAACATAATTATTTCTTCGATCGTAGAACAAAGAAAACACCTGTGATGCAAAGGAGGGGAGCTTACAGGTTTAGAGCAGCATACATTCCCACACATACAATCTATCTATGCGATCTACCAATGTAAAGGTGGTGCAGGTAatgtttatttaaacatgtCAAGATACAGAATGACAGAGACAATGGAAGGaattacacaaacacacacacacgcaaggaAAAAGCATTCCTGTAGAGCTGGACTGGACTATGGGAGTGTATAAAAGCGCATTGTGATCGCCATCCCTGCATTTCTTCCATTGATCTCCTTTCAGCACTGGTAAGTTCAGAATGTTAATTTGTAACTTGAAAATACaaatctttgttttctttttctttggtgGGAACTTCCCCTCTCAGGTTCAATCACAGTAGTTGATTGGATTATCATTATCAGACAATAAATGTGACAGTTAGTTCCAGTTACTTCATATATCAGCCATTTGGTTAAATTGTTTTCCTTCACTTTATCTTTGCTTTATAAATTCCTTTTTTCATTGATTGTGCTCTTTCAGATACACCGCAGATATTGGTGAACACTAGTACAACAGCCAGCGGATCAGAAACCTTTGCAACTCGGTGAGCAATGTGACAATCGCATATGTGTAATGTTTAGCTTTCAGCAAACCTTTTATATAGTAAGGTTTCAACCATTTGTTTCTGCTGTTTAAACTTTTAGGCTATAAAAGCCTTCAGATGTCATGAGAGAAACATTCGGACGACGACTTCTGCTCTTCGGCCTCTTTGGATGTTTGCTTTTATTCTTTATGTCATATTACAAATGGAGCGTGACTCAAGAACAGAAAAGTACACACCTGCTACTCAAAATTCTCACAGAGCGTGTTTCTACGTTCCACGGGGGGTTCAACGTCACTCTCACACAACCCGTCATTTCcccctcactgcaaaaactcaaaatcttaacaagaatacttGTCTtgattctagttaaaatgtctaatttctagtcaaaaaaaaaattcattacacttaaaacaagactcatcactggaaaaacaattttcacctgtttcaagtagattttcacttaaaataagtagaaaaatctgccagtggaacaagatttttttgcttgtagtgAGAttgtaaatcttgtcccactggcagatttttctacttatttcaagggaaaatttacatgaaacaggtgacaattgtcaaataacaagttatttttctggtaatgactcttgttttaagtgtaatgagatttttttactaaaaaattgacattttaactagaaataagacaaatattcctggtaagattttgagtttttgcagtgctgagAAAATTAACTTTACATCAAGCTTCAGTACTTTGATCACTTTTGTATAATTGTTCAGTTTTTAACACTTTTTTAATACATGTTCTTACTTTTATCATTACAACAGAGCTCAAACAGGAAGTAAGGAAGCAGCTGCTACGAGAACTATGTCATGATGACAAGAATTTAGGAAACATCGCTCAGAAGGATTTACGTCATCTTATTGTGAATGACAAACACGGCATCATCTACTGTTTCATTCCCAAGTTAAGGGGATACAATCACTCTCTCACACATCATATCCATGTATTTTCACGTAAAGTATCAGCGCTAGGTAAAATGTTGTAGTGACAAACAAAAGATAAAATTGTGACACTTAAACTAACCTCACCTGACCAGTGACAGTTTACTTCTACTGCAGGTAAGCATACCATTGCCATCTAGGGGCCAATACCATCAACAAAGCAAAATACCAAATGGCTCCTACAAATGTGGACAGTATAGACAGCACAGAAGCCTCCATCTGTTaatgctaaataaaaataaatctatatTAGTGCGATTTTACACTTCCTTGTCTAACAAAGAATTTATAGtatagttttattttgtgtgcATAGTATAGTTGTTTTTGGGTTttatctgaaaaaatatttatgGTAAAGTTCGAAAAAAGGATAACTTATGAATTTTAGTTCCCATAAGCACTGATGGTGCATCTT
Coding sequences:
- the LOC133452239 gene encoding carbohydrate sulfotransferase 12-like, yielding TLVQQPADQKPLQHELKQEVRKQLLRELCHDDKNLGNIAQKDLRHLIVNDKHGIIYCFIPKVACTHWKKVMYVLKQNEPYPDLTSLQNVSIHTGNKFSFLSSFSKTEIKVRLKHYTKFLFVRDPFVRLISAYRDKFRKNNQYFYENFARDILRLYGNETNPPKTVKEALASGLHPSFHNFIQYLLDPKTERNEPFEPHWRQMHRLCHPCLIPYDFVGHQETLQEDAQELLEILKLHNDIKFPPSYVNMTSPDSVMNWFRTVPLEDRRRLYKLYERDFQLFGYRRPDELLDG